One window of the Parasphingopyxis algicola genome contains the following:
- a CDS encoding endonuclease domain-containing protein, with translation MRNQALLDHAKDMRSAPTPPEKALWNALRAGRLDGAKFRRQVVIGRYIADFACRTPTKIVVEADGESHAAQHDYDAERTAFLERKGYRVLRFTNSEISNNLEGVLEAIRQELPEADAPSP, from the coding sequence GTGCGAAACCAAGCACTTCTCGACCATGCAAAGGACATGCGATCCGCACCTACGCCGCCGGAGAAGGCGCTCTGGAACGCCTTGCGCGCTGGTCGCTTGGACGGAGCCAAGTTTCGAAGGCAGGTTGTGATAGGCAGATACATCGCCGATTTTGCTTGCCGCACACCGACCAAGATCGTTGTGGAGGCCGATGGAGAATCGCATGCGGCACAGCATGATTATGATGCCGAACGCACGGCTTTTCTGGAACGCAAAGGTTATCGCGTTCTGCGTTTCACAAACAGCGAAATATCGAACAATTTGGAGGGTGTGCTTGAAGCGATCCGGCAAGAGCTGCCGGAAGCGGATGCCCCCTCTCCCTAA
- a CDS encoding MFS transporter produces the protein MADATPSQSAPRDLAVPLERKVPTRVKFAFGFGAIAFGIKDNGFSLLLLIYYNQVIGVPAAIVGAAVLIALVMDAFIDPIVGHFSDNLRTRWGRRHPFIYLSAIPAGLFFLLLWNPPEASNTGMFFYIFGIAFLVRATMSCFEVPMAALGPELTSEYHERTRIFGLRFFFGWLGGATMLLFTFAVLLAPTPEYPNGQLNPAGYSDYAIIASVIMSSVILLSALGTHSEIKYLPKVERVKMTLGQTFRGIFGSLSNRAFLILMLGGLCAYVSQGISFGLLTYFITYYWQLDSTALAWYIFVLMFGILGAVLGSTWLSRRVGKPRAAMLCLLLAVALQPIPYIARTIGFFPENGDPMLLPSILVFLAIGTGGLVASLILKSSMLTDVIEDDAEKTGRRSEGLFFAGQFFLQKCVSGAGVFISAAILTAAAFPDQAVPGEVADTVLRDLALIYVALIMILGSAAAYFMNRFPINEDDHHARIARMRGLTETT, from the coding sequence ATGGCCGATGCCACTCCCTCCCAAAGCGCACCGCGCGATCTGGCCGTTCCGCTCGAACGGAAGGTCCCGACCCGCGTGAAATTCGCATTCGGCTTCGGAGCGATCGCCTTCGGCATCAAGGACAACGGCTTCTCCCTGCTGCTCCTGATCTATTACAACCAGGTCATCGGAGTACCGGCGGCGATCGTCGGTGCCGCCGTCCTGATCGCGCTGGTGATGGACGCCTTTATCGATCCCATCGTCGGCCATTTCTCGGACAATCTGCGCACCCGGTGGGGACGGCGACACCCTTTCATCTACTTGTCGGCCATACCCGCCGGCCTTTTCTTCCTGCTGCTCTGGAATCCCCCGGAAGCATCCAATACCGGCATGTTCTTCTACATATTTGGCATCGCTTTTCTCGTCCGCGCGACGATGTCCTGTTTCGAAGTGCCGATGGCGGCGCTCGGCCCCGAGCTGACGAGCGAATATCACGAGCGGACGCGCATCTTCGGTCTGCGCTTCTTCTTCGGCTGGCTCGGCGGCGCGACCATGTTGCTGTTCACATTCGCCGTGTTACTGGCCCCGACGCCCGAATATCCGAACGGCCAGCTCAATCCGGCCGGCTATAGCGACTATGCGATCATCGCCTCGGTAATCATGTCGAGCGTCATCCTGCTCTCGGCACTCGGCACGCATAGCGAGATCAAATATCTGCCTAAGGTGGAGCGCGTGAAAATGACGCTCGGCCAGACGTTCCGGGGTATTTTCGGATCGCTGAGCAACCGGGCCTTCCTGATCCTGATGCTCGGCGGGCTCTGTGCCTATGTCAGCCAAGGCATATCTTTCGGCCTCCTCACCTATTTCATCACCTATTACTGGCAGTTGGATTCGACCGCGCTCGCCTGGTACATTTTCGTCCTGATGTTCGGCATTCTCGGCGCGGTTCTCGGATCGACCTGGCTGTCGCGCCGCGTCGGCAAACCCAGGGCCGCGATGCTCTGCCTGCTCCTGGCCGTCGCCCTGCAGCCGATCCCCTATATCGCACGCACGATCGGCTTCTTCCCGGAAAATGGCGATCCGATGCTGCTGCCCTCGATCCTCGTTTTCCTGGCAATCGGCACAGGCGGGCTGGTCGCGTCGCTGATCCTCAAATCCTCGATGCTAACAGACGTGATCGAGGATGACGCTGAAAAGACCGGCCGGCGGTCCGAAGGACTGTTCTTCGCCGGGCAGTTCTTCCTGCAAAAATGCGTGTCGGGCGCCGGGGTGTTCATCTCGGCGGCTATCCTGACCGCCGCCGCCTTCCCGGACCAGGCCGTGCCCGGTGAAGTCGCCGATACCGTGCTGCGCGATCTGGCGTTGATCTACGTCGCGCTGATCATGATACTCGGCTCGGCCGCCGCCTATTTCATGAACCGCTTTCCGATTAACGAGGATGATCATCATGCCCGCATCGCCCGGATGCGCGGCCTCACAGAAACCACATAG
- a CDS encoding SDR family NAD(P)-dependent oxidoreductase: MRFEGKRVVVTGGASGIGKATVEAFIAEGAQVMMGDLNAEAGDALAAESRFDNRLAFQTTDVCDVGDIRSLIDNAAGHFGGVDILFNNAGAGGAQERIDEITAEDWDMTMNLLLRSVAMGTRYVVDHMKQAGGGVIINTSSINAHEAGWGPIAYATAKAGVRHLSKLSAAQLAQHNIRVNSISPGFIMTNIFADSRKDEPEEARRIDEAIHAISPMAQPVARSGMPDDIAQAVLYLASDQGGFVNGIDLTVDGGITIGHRHSWDPNTPGLLELIMPEEGSS; the protein is encoded by the coding sequence ATGAGATTCGAAGGCAAGCGCGTGGTGGTGACCGGCGGAGCGTCCGGCATCGGCAAAGCGACGGTCGAGGCGTTCATAGCCGAGGGAGCCCAGGTGATGATGGGCGATCTCAATGCAGAGGCCGGCGACGCGTTGGCCGCCGAATCGCGCTTCGATAATCGCCTCGCCTTCCAGACGACCGATGTTTGCGACGTCGGCGACATCAGGAGCCTGATCGACAATGCCGCCGGGCATTTCGGCGGCGTCGACATATTGTTCAACAATGCCGGCGCCGGCGGCGCCCAGGAGCGGATCGACGAGATCACGGCCGAGGATTGGGACATGACCATGAACCTGTTGCTGCGGTCGGTGGCGATGGGCACGCGTTATGTCGTCGACCATATGAAGCAAGCGGGCGGCGGGGTGATCATCAATACCTCGTCGATCAACGCGCACGAGGCGGGCTGGGGACCGATCGCCTATGCGACCGCCAAGGCCGGTGTCCGGCATCTGTCGAAACTGTCGGCGGCGCAGCTCGCCCAGCACAATATCCGGGTCAATTCGATCAGCCCCGGCTTCATCATGACCAACATCTTCGCCGATTCCCGCAAGGACGAACCCGAGGAAGCCAGGCGGATCGACGAAGCGATCCACGCGATCTCGCCGATGGCGCAGCCGGTGGCGCGATCCGGCATGCCGGACGATATCGCCCAGGCCGTCCTCTACCTCGCCTCCGATCAGGGCGGCTTCGTCAACGGGATCGACCTGACCGTCGACGGCGGGATCACGATCGGCCACCGCCATAGCTGGGATCCGAACACGCCCGGCTTGCTAGAACTCATCATGCCGGAAGAAGGGAGCAGCTGA
- a CDS encoding SDR family oxidoreductase, with protein sequence MDIGSLFSLEGRTALVTGGSRGIGKMIVQGLLAAGCRKVYISARKEEQIAAAVEDLGEKVVGIPMDISTVEGCKALAAAIAEQEDKLDILVNNAGAAWGEDYLQFSEKGWDRAMDLNVKSPFFLTQALHQLLVNAASDEQPAKVINIGSIDGMRLNPWETYSYHASKAAILWLTKRMAARLIRDNIVASAIAPGAFASDMNKAARDAGDAVAQSIPAKRIGEAEDMAAAAIYLASRAGDYVVGDAITVDGGLVHADTRTSIDG encoded by the coding sequence ATGGATATCGGAAGCCTTTTCAGCCTTGAGGGCCGCACGGCGCTCGTCACCGGCGGTTCGCGCGGCATCGGCAAGATGATCGTGCAGGGCCTGCTCGCCGCCGGATGCCGCAAGGTCTATATCTCGGCGCGCAAGGAAGAGCAGATCGCCGCCGCGGTCGAGGACCTTGGCGAGAAGGTCGTCGGCATCCCGATGGATATTTCGACGGTCGAGGGCTGCAAGGCGCTCGCCGCGGCGATTGCCGAACAGGAGGACAAGCTCGATATCCTCGTCAACAATGCGGGGGCGGCCTGGGGCGAGGACTATCTCCAGTTTTCCGAAAAGGGCTGGGATCGGGCGATGGATCTCAACGTTAAATCGCCTTTCTTCCTCACCCAGGCGCTGCACCAGCTGTTGGTGAACGCGGCGAGCGACGAGCAGCCGGCCAAGGTGATCAATATCGGTTCGATCGACGGGATGCGGCTCAATCCCTGGGAAACCTACAGCTATCATGCGTCCAAGGCGGCGATCCTGTGGCTGACCAAGCGGATGGCGGCGCGGCTGATCCGCGACAATATCGTGGCGTCGGCGATCGCGCCGGGCGCCTTCGCGTCGGACATGAACAAGGCCGCCCGCGATGCCGGTGACGCCGTCGCGCAGTCGATCCCGGCGAAACGGATCGGCGAGGCGGAGGACATGGCCGCTGCCGCAATCTATCTGGCGAGCCGGGCGGGCGATTATGTCGTCGGCGACGCGATCACCGTCGATGGCGGTCTCGTCCATGCCGATACGCGTACCAGTATCGACGGGTAG
- a CDS encoding acyl-CoA dehydrogenase family protein: MDFTLSDRETHFRDRVRDFIEAEVRPRVADYEAEFPADNRWGTSEVLEELKAKAKAKGLWNFFMPPHSGQQHVDDTFEFEGEQLTNLEYALCAEEMGRVGIASECFNCSAPDTGNMEVFHRYGTLEQKEQWLRPLMNGEIRSAFLMTEPQVASSDATNIETRIERDGDDYVINGRKWWSSGLGDPRCKIAIVMGKTDFEANRHQQQSQILMPTDADGVNIIRHLPVFGYDDAPHGHMEVELKDVRVPATNLLLGEGRGFEIAQGRLGPGRIHHCMRTIGVAEVALEKMCKRLQSRVAFGKTISDHSIWEWRVAQARIDIEMNRLLCLKAADMMDRAGNKTARNEIAMIKVSAPTMALRIIDDAIQAFGGAGVTTDPGLARAYASQRTLRLADGPDEVHARAIARWEFGRHAPTEDDGAISSGDIGVTR, from the coding sequence ATGGATTTCACCCTTTCCGACCGCGAGACCCATTTCCGCGATCGCGTCCGCGATTTCATCGAAGCCGAAGTCCGGCCGCGCGTCGCCGACTATGAAGCCGAATTTCCCGCCGACAATCGCTGGGGTACGAGCGAGGTGCTCGAGGAACTGAAAGCGAAGGCCAAGGCCAAGGGCCTCTGGAACTTCTTCATGCCGCCCCATTCCGGCCAGCAGCATGTCGACGACACGTTCGAGTTCGAGGGCGAGCAGCTGACCAACCTCGAGTACGCCCTGTGCGCCGAGGAGATGGGCCGGGTCGGCATCGCCTCGGAATGTTTCAACTGTTCCGCGCCCGATACCGGCAATATGGAGGTCTTCCACCGCTACGGTACGCTTGAGCAGAAAGAACAATGGCTCCGCCCGCTGATGAACGGCGAGATTCGCTCGGCCTTCCTCATGACCGAACCGCAGGTCGCCTCTTCCGACGCCACCAACATCGAAACCCGGATCGAGCGCGATGGCGACGACTATGTCATCAACGGCCGCAAATGGTGGTCGTCCGGACTCGGCGATCCGCGCTGCAAAATCGCGATCGTGATGGGCAAGACCGATTTCGAAGCCAATCGCCACCAGCAGCAATCGCAGATTCTGATGCCGACCGACGCCGACGGTGTGAACATCATCCGCCACCTGCCGGTCTTCGGCTATGACGATGCGCCGCACGGCCATATGGAGGTCGAACTCAAGGACGTGCGCGTCCCCGCGACGAACCTCCTGCTCGGCGAAGGCCGCGGCTTCGAGATCGCCCAGGGCCGTCTGGGCCCGGGCCGCATTCATCACTGCATGCGCACGATCGGCGTTGCCGAAGTGGCGCTGGAAAAAATGTGCAAGCGGCTCCAGTCGCGCGTCGCCTTCGGCAAAACGATCTCCGATCACAGCATCTGGGAATGGCGTGTCGCGCAGGCCCGGATCGATATCGAGATGAACCGTCTGCTCTGCCTCAAGGCCGCCGATATGATGGACCGGGCCGGCAACAAGACGGCGCGCAACGAGATCGCGATGATCAAGGTCTCGGCGCCGACCATGGCGCTGCGCATCATCGACGATGCGATCCAGGCCTTTGGCGGTGCCGGCGTCACCACCGACCCCGGCCTCGCCCGCGCCTATGCGAGCCAGCGGACGCTGCGTCTTGCGGACGGCCCGGACGAAGTCCATGCGCGTGCCATCGCCCGCTGGGAATTCGGCCGCCATGCGCCGACCGAAGACGACGGTGCGATCTCCAGCGGCGATATCGGCGTCACGCGCTAG
- a CDS encoding serine hydrolase domain-containing protein, whose amino-acid sequence MQTADADSLGFVPERLDYIPAFLRERYIASGKLKNFQLTIGRGDDVALFASDGIARADGTPLADDQLFRIASMTKPITSIAFMQLVERGKVALDDPVHRILPEFKDIGVYAGGGGQLPFVTRPTDAPMRMVDLLRHTSGLTYAFQNRSNVDLAYRERKLENWHGNHDLDSFIAELGILPLEFSPGTAWNYSVSTDVLGAVVQRVSGQSLDAYFAEHIFAPLGMADTFFTVPGDKTDRLGDCWAWTPKEPVMFDRAEKSLWSKPPKLLSGGGGLVSTSADYHRFCRMLLGKGTLSDARIVGRKTIALMTQNHLPGGQDLTDMSQALFSEAQNAGTGFGLGFAVTDDVARTMIPGSKGEFYWGGMYSTAFFVDPVEDLTMVFMTQLQPSNIYPIRRELKTLIYSALA is encoded by the coding sequence ATGCAAACTGCCGATGCCGACAGCCTGGGCTTCGTTCCCGAACGCTTGGATTACATCCCGGCCTTTCTGAGGGAGCGCTATATCGCGAGCGGAAAACTCAAGAATTTCCAGCTGACGATCGGGCGCGGCGATGACGTCGCGCTGTTCGCCTCGGACGGCATCGCGCGCGCGGATGGTACGCCGCTCGCCGACGACCAGCTGTTCCGCATCGCTTCGATGACCAAGCCCATCACCTCGATCGCCTTCATGCAGCTGGTCGAACGGGGCAAGGTCGCGCTCGACGATCCGGTCCATCGCATACTGCCCGAGTTCAAGGATATCGGGGTTTATGCGGGCGGCGGCGGGCAGCTCCCCTTCGTCACCCGGCCGACCGATGCGCCCATGCGGATGGTCGACCTGCTCCGCCACACCTCGGGGCTGACCTACGCCTTCCAGAACCGCTCCAATGTCGATCTCGCCTATCGCGAGCGGAAGCTCGAAAACTGGCACGGCAATCACGATCTCGACAGCTTTATCGCCGAACTCGGTATCCTGCCGCTCGAATTCTCGCCTGGCACCGCTTGGAACTATTCGGTGTCGACCGACGTGCTCGGCGCGGTGGTGCAGCGTGTTTCGGGACAATCGCTCGACGCCTATTTCGCCGAGCATATCTTCGCGCCGCTCGGCATGGCGGACACGTTCTTCACCGTGCCGGGGGACAAGACGGACCGGCTCGGCGATTGCTGGGCCTGGACGCCCAAGGAACCGGTAATGTTCGACCGCGCCGAAAAGAGCCTCTGGTCGAAACCGCCCAAGCTGCTGTCCGGCGGCGGCGGGCTGGTATCGACGAGCGCCGATTATCACCGCTTCTGCAGGATGCTGCTCGGCAAGGGCACGCTGAGCGATGCGCGGATCGTCGGCCGCAAGACGATCGCGCTGATGACGCAGAACCACCTGCCCGGCGGCCAGGACCTGACCGACATGTCGCAGGCGCTGTTCAGCGAGGCGCAGAATGCGGGCACCGGCTTCGGCCTCGGCTTCGCGGTGACCGACGATGTCGCGCGCACGATGATCCCGGGTTCCAAGGGCGAATTCTACTGGGGCGGCATGTATTCGACCGCCTTTTTCGTCGACCCGGTCGAGGATCTGACCATGGTTTTCATGACCCAGCTCCAGCCCTCGAACATCTATCCGATCCGCCGCGAGCTGAAGACGCTCATCTATTCGGCGCTCGCCTGA
- a CDS encoding acyl-CoA dehydrogenase family protein, with protein MPLYHDDDQTMLQDTVRPFMAAEGGIEKQLRHWRDRDCKDGFSHALWKQFAEMGFTGMLAGEEDGGLGMGNVEAGIVLEEIGRNLTPSPFLTTSVVGVTALNDASKAMRDQWLPGIIGGDTVLGIAIDESAKFRPTHIAMTAERSGNGFKLNGKKQFVVQGASADMLIVAARTGGSAGETDGITLFAVEKDAAGLSAEVARLVDSAMAAHVEFDNVEVTADAVIGEVDQGWGVMTKMLHAGQTGASAEMVGVGAGAMDMTVDYLKERKQFGRTIGSFQALQHRTAHLYSEMEVARSTVLKAQQLLDEGDEGALLMVSVAKAKAGRATNLAVREGVQMHGGIGMTDEYDIGLYMKRDRALAEFMGDANYHANRVAEMSGY; from the coding sequence ATGCCCCTTTATCACGACGACGATCAGACGATGCTGCAGGACACGGTTCGCCCCTTCATGGCGGCCGAAGGCGGCATCGAGAAACAGCTGCGCCACTGGCGCGACCGGGACTGCAAGGACGGGTTCAGCCATGCGCTGTGGAAGCAGTTCGCCGAAATGGGCTTTACCGGCATGCTGGCCGGCGAAGAGGATGGCGGGCTCGGTATGGGCAATGTCGAAGCCGGTATCGTGCTCGAAGAAATTGGCCGCAATCTGACGCCGTCGCCATTCCTGACCACCTCGGTCGTCGGCGTGACCGCGCTGAACGACGCGAGCAAGGCCATGCGCGATCAGTGGCTTCCCGGAATCATCGGCGGCGATACGGTGCTGGGCATCGCAATCGACGAGAGCGCCAAGTTCCGCCCGACGCATATCGCCATGACAGCGGAGCGTTCGGGTAACGGCTTCAAGCTCAATGGCAAGAAGCAGTTCGTCGTGCAGGGCGCTTCGGCCGACATGCTGATCGTCGCCGCGCGGACTGGCGGCAGCGCCGGCGAAACGGACGGCATCACGCTGTTTGCGGTCGAAAAAGATGCCGCCGGGCTATCGGCCGAGGTCGCGCGGCTGGTGGATAGCGCGATGGCCGCGCATGTCGAATTCGATAATGTCGAGGTCACGGCCGATGCGGTGATCGGCGAGGTCGATCAGGGTTGGGGCGTCATGACGAAAATGCTCCACGCCGGACAGACGGGCGCATCGGCCGAGATGGTCGGCGTCGGAGCCGGCGCGATGGACATGACCGTCGACTATCTCAAGGAGCGCAAGCAGTTCGGCCGGACGATCGGCAGTTTCCAGGCGCTGCAGCACCGCACCGCGCATCTCTACAGCGAGATGGAAGTGGCGCGCTCGACTGTCCTCAAGGCGCAGCAGCTGCTCGACGAAGGAGACGAGGGCGCGCTGCTGATGGTATCCGTCGCCAAGGCCAAGGCCGGGCGGGCCACGAACCTCGCCGTGCGCGAGGGCGTGCAGATGCATGGCGGCATCGGTATGACCGACGAATATGATATCGGCCTCTATATGAAGCGGGACCGGGCGCTGGCCGAATTCATGGGCGACGCCAATTATCACGCCAATCGCGTTGCGGAGATGAGCGGCTATTGA
- a CDS encoding acyl-CoA dehydrogenase family protein — MSDLETFRSETRAWLEENCPPEMREPVRDEADIYWGGRNATFKNDAQKAWFEACVEKGYTVPEWPKDYGGAGLSPAEGKVLKQEMARIKARPPLSSFGIWMLGPALLQFGTEEQKVHYLNEIAQGKIRWCQGYSEPGSGSDLVSLQTFGEDKGDHWVVNGQKIWTSYADQADWIFCLVRTDKSDKYRGITFMLFDMESAGVSTKPILLISGSSPFCETFFDDVKVPKDQFVGEINRGWDVAKYLLGHEREMISGMGGGGGMGSLGKAVMPGFGEDAMGRLDDPLLRAQLAELDVEALAFKAMAERFMDELKAKKNHPATPNMMKYVGTELNKRRHELVMAAGGSEALEWESEASDGGAKSRDWLRTKANSIEGGTSEVMLNVISKRILELPDA; from the coding sequence ATGTCCGACCTTGAAACCTTCCGCAGCGAAACCCGCGCCTGGCTGGAAGAAAATTGCCCGCCGGAAATGCGCGAACCGGTTCGCGACGAGGCCGATATCTATTGGGGCGGGCGCAACGCGACGTTCAAGAACGATGCGCAGAAGGCCTGGTTCGAAGCCTGCGTAGAAAAAGGCTACACGGTTCCCGAATGGCCGAAGGACTATGGCGGGGCGGGGCTGTCGCCGGCCGAAGGCAAGGTCCTCAAACAGGAAATGGCGCGGATCAAGGCGCGCCCGCCGCTCTCCAGTTTCGGCATCTGGATGCTCGGCCCCGCCCTCCTGCAATTCGGCACCGAAGAGCAGAAAGTGCACTATCTGAACGAGATAGCCCAGGGCAAAATCCGCTGGTGCCAGGGCTATTCGGAACCGGGCTCGGGATCGGACCTCGTATCCTTGCAGACATTCGGCGAAGACAAGGGCGATCACTGGGTCGTCAACGGCCAGAAGATATGGACCAGCTATGCCGACCAGGCCGACTGGATCTTCTGTCTCGTCCGCACCGACAAGTCCGACAAATATCGCGGCATCACCTTCATGCTGTTCGACATGGAATCGGCAGGTGTGTCGACCAAGCCGATCCTCCTCATCTCCGGCAGCTCGCCTTTCTGCGAGACATTCTTCGACGATGTGAAGGTGCCGAAGGACCAGTTTGTCGGCGAAATCAATCGCGGCTGGGATGTCGCCAAATATCTGCTTGGCCATGAGCGCGAGATGATTTCGGGCATGGGCGGCGGTGGCGGCATGGGTTCGCTCGGCAAGGCGGTGATGCCGGGTTTTGGCGAGGATGCCATGGGCCGGCTCGACGATCCGCTCCTCCGGGCCCAGCTAGCAGAACTCGACGTCGAGGCGCTGGCCTTCAAGGCGATGGCGGAGCGCTTCATGGATGAATTGAAGGCGAAGAAGAACCATCCGGCGACGCCGAACATGATGAAATATGTCGGGACCGAGCTGAACAAGCGCCGCCACGAGCTGGTGATGGCGGCGGGCGGCTCCGAAGCGCTCGAATGGGAAAGCGAAGCATCGGATGGTGGCGCGAAATCGCGCGACTGGCTGCGAACCAAGGCCAACAGCATCGAGGGCGGCACGAGCGAGGTAATGCTCAATGTGATTTCGAAGCGGATTCTCGAGCTGCCGGACGCTTAG
- a CDS encoding Zn-dependent alcohol dehydrogenase produces the protein MKAALLTEPGKPMEIAEVDIDDPGPREVRIKTAAVGLCRSDLHFLDGVYPYPLPTVLGHEAAGVVTAVGSEVRHVAPGDHVVTFLAPACGTCGLCQNGQHTLCQDSSLQRPEHASPRLSLNGEPMVQFLNLSGFAEEMLVHENACVAIDKEMPMDRAALIGCSVITGSGSIFNACGLRPGETVAVIGAGGIGLSAINSAKIAGAGDIIAVDPVESKRELATKMGATKTFDASQEDVVEQVIEATGGGVDYAVECVGRTDTTQTAWKVVRRGGKAVVVGMIPPGEMVEIHGPEFLQGKSIMGSLMGSGHFMRDMPRLVAFYLDGRLDLDTVIAERITLEQINDGFDKLRGGDAARSVIVFD, from the coding sequence ATGAAAGCTGCCCTACTTACCGAACCCGGCAAGCCGATGGAGATCGCGGAGGTCGATATCGACGATCCCGGTCCGCGCGAGGTACGGATCAAGACCGCCGCGGTCGGCCTGTGCCGGTCGGACCTCCATTTTCTCGACGGCGTCTATCCCTATCCGCTGCCCACGGTTCTCGGCCATGAAGCGGCGGGCGTCGTGACGGCCGTCGGCAGCGAGGTCCGGCATGTCGCGCCGGGCGATCATGTCGTGACCTTTCTCGCACCGGCTTGCGGCACGTGCGGGCTGTGCCAGAACGGCCAGCACACGCTGTGCCAGGACAGTTCGTTGCAGCGGCCCGAGCACGCGTCTCCGCGGCTGTCGCTCAACGGCGAGCCGATGGTGCAATTTCTCAACCTGTCGGGCTTCGCCGAGGAAATGCTCGTCCACGAAAACGCCTGCGTCGCGATCGACAAGGAGATGCCGATGGACCGGGCGGCGCTGATCGGCTGTTCGGTGATCACCGGATCGGGCTCGATCTTCAACGCCTGCGGCCTCAGGCCGGGCGAGACCGTCGCCGTGATCGGCGCGGGCGGCATCGGCCTGTCGGCGATCAACTCGGCGAAGATAGCGGGCGCCGGGGATATCATCGCCGTCGATCCGGTCGAATCGAAACGCGAACTCGCGACGAAGATGGGCGCGACCAAGACGTTCGATGCCTCGCAAGAAGACGTTGTCGAGCAGGTGATCGAAGCGACAGGTGGCGGTGTCGACTATGCGGTCGAATGCGTCGGCCGCACCGATACGACGCAGACCGCCTGGAAGGTCGTCCGGCGCGGCGGCAAGGCCGTCGTCGTCGGCATGATCCCGCCCGGCGAGATGGTAGAGATCCACGGGCCCGAATTCCTCCAGGGCAAGTCGATCATGGGCTCCTTGATGGGGTCGGGCCATTTCATGCGCGATATGCCGCGGCTCGTCGCCTTCTATCTCGACGGCCGGCTCGATCTCGACACGGTGATCGCCGAACGGATCACGCTCGAGCAGATCAATGACGGGTTCGACAAGCTGCGCGGCGGCGATGCGGCGCGCTCGGTCATCGTGTTCGATTAA
- a CDS encoding acyl-CoA dehydrogenase family protein yields the protein MVLDPETFDQLLETIRRFVQERLRPLEGEVEANDAIPDDVVEEMKAMGLFGISIAPEYGGIGLTMSEEVRVAFELGGTTPAFRSTFGTNVGIGSQGVAIAGTDEQKAEWLPKMASGEVIASFALTEPDVGSDSGAVKAKAMRDGDVYRLSGTKRYITNADKASVFTVMARTGEEAGGRGVSAFLVPRDLPGVSVGEPEKKMGQQGAKVCDVNFDDTPVPAANRLGAEGEGFKVAMQVLDRGRLHISAVCVGIAERLIADCVAYATERKQFGQALSEFQLIQAMIADSKAEAMAAKALVLEAAAKKDAGERITLEAAAAKYFASEMVGRVADRAVQIHGGAGYIADYGIERFYRDVRLFRIYEGTSQIQQLIIARETIKNGG from the coding sequence ATGGTACTAGACCCCGAAACCTTCGATCAGTTGCTCGAAACGATCCGCCGTTTCGTCCAGGAACGGCTCCGCCCGCTCGAAGGCGAGGTCGAGGCCAATGATGCTATCCCGGACGACGTGGTCGAGGAAATGAAGGCGATGGGCCTGTTCGGCATATCCATTGCGCCCGAATATGGCGGGATCGGCCTGACGATGAGCGAAGAGGTGCGCGTCGCCTTCGAACTGGGCGGAACGACCCCGGCCTTCCGTTCGACCTTCGGCACCAATGTCGGGATCGGCAGCCAAGGCGTGGCGATCGCCGGCACCGACGAGCAGAAAGCCGAATGGCTGCCGAAAATGGCGAGCGGAGAGGTCATCGCGAGCTTCGCGCTGACCGAGCCCGATGTCGGATCGGATTCGGGCGCGGTGAAAGCCAAGGCGATGCGAGACGGCGATGTCTACCGGCTCTCCGGGACCAAGCGCTATATCACCAATGCCGACAAGGCCTCGGTCTTCACCGTCATGGCGCGGACCGGCGAGGAAGCGGGCGGGCGCGGGGTCTCGGCCTTTCTCGTGCCGCGCGACCTGCCGGGCGTGTCGGTCGGCGAGCCGGAAAAGAAGATGGGGCAGCAGGGCGCCAAGGTCTGCGACGTCAATTTCGACGACACGCCGGTGCCCGCCGCCAATCGCCTCGGCGCGGAAGGCGAGGGGTTCAAGGTCGCGATGCAGGTGCTCGACCGCGGCCGGCTGCACATCAGCGCCGTCTGTGTCGGGATCGCCGAACGGCTGATCGCCGATTGCGTTGCCTATGCGACCGAGCGCAAGCAGTTCGGCCAGGCGCTGTCCGAGTTTCAGCTGATCCAGGCGATGATCGCCGACAGCAAGGCCGAAGCCATGGCCGCCAAGGCGCTCGTCCTCGAAGCCGCAGCGAAGAAGGACGCAGGTGAACGGATCACGCTCGAGGCCGCGGCCGCAAAATATTTCGCCAGCGAGATGGTCGGCCGTGTTGCCGATCGCGCCGTGCAGATCCATGGCGGTGCGGGCTATATCGCCGATTACGGCATCGAACGCTTTTACCGCGATGTCCGGCTGTTCCGGATCTATGAGGGCACGAGCCAGATCCAGCAGCTGATCATCGCCAGAGAAACGATAAAAAACGGCGGATAA